One genomic window of Eptesicus fuscus isolate TK198812 chromosome 6, DD_ASM_mEF_20220401, whole genome shotgun sequence includes the following:
- the BBS12 gene encoding Bardet-Biedl syndrome 12 protein, translated as MARRVINKKRHLGLQQLSAFADTGKTFLGPVKSSKFIIDEDSHESVVVSSTVRLLESLDLSSAVGQLLSEAVQAQHNTYRTGASTLLFLVGAWSSAVEECLHLGVPMSSIVSGMSEGLDSCIEEVASLQVPLPDVFDHKDSTKIFSELESLNVSLCPFLQIPSDTGLIPKERDLKDVASQSLTTSSLSGRPVKSAKLFRPQAAVDADKNTSQAPQTRRHSLLADSHCRQSVVIHSRHCNREASDEWTSKHGAAAPQTYRCSDLGELAVGLSHGDHSSMRLVEGAVRLQHHNTSVCQGNWTVPFTFDISRVFTCCLPGLPETFSCVCPGYVTVVSMFSTTVLEDLQNQPLRVILIEGDLTENYRHLGFNKSANVQTVLESMKKLHQDSSEELWTNNVLQVLIKFNVNLVLVQGTVSEHILEKCLHTKRLVIGSVNGSVMQAFAEASGAVQVSYITQVSENSVGRGVSMTFWRSSPLDVGDGISRMAILLKTEGINLVTVVLTGPVTAQMQTKEDRFWTCAYRLHYALKEQKVFLGGGAVEFLCLSHLQILMEQPLNKGDQIYAGGLHNTSSWLASSLALYRPTVLKCLADGWHKYLSTVICNTANYSSEFEARTFIQHHLQNAADSGSPSSYILNEYSKLNSGVFNSGILNKLEQIPRVYDIVTPKIEAWRRALDLVLLILQTDSEIITGPGHTQIKSQESEGFLFL; from the coding sequence ATGGCTCGCAGGGTCATAAACAAAAAAAGGCACCTGGGACTTCAGCAACTTTCAGCCTTTGCAGACACAGGAAAAACTTTCCTAGGCCCAGTGAAGTCATCCAAGTTTATTATAGATGAAGACAGTCATGAGAGTGTGGTAGTCAGTTCAACAGTAAGGCTTCTTGAAAGTTTGGATTTGTCCAGTGCAGTGGGGCAGCTTCTCAGTGAGGCAGTTCAAGCTCAACATAACACATACAGAACTGGGGCCAGCACTCTTCTGTTTCTCGTCGGTGCTTGGAGCAGTGCTGTTGAGGAATGTCTTCACCTGGGCGTCCCCATGTCTTCAATCGTGTCGGGAATGTCAGAAGGCTTGGACTCTTGCATTGAAGAGGTCGCTTCCCTGCAAGTGCCTCTCCCCGATGTCTTTGACCATAAAGACAGCACAAAGATATTTTCTGAACTTGAATCGTTGAATGTCAGTTTGTGTCCCTTTCTACAAATTCCTTCAGATACTGGTTTGATACCGAAAGAGCGTGATCTCAAAGATGTTGCCTCTCAGTCATTGACCACTTCCAGTCTTTCTGGGAGACCTGTTAAATCAGCTAAACTTTTTAGACCTCAGGCTGCGGTTGATGCAGATAAAAACACATCACAAGCCCCTCAAACTCGGAGACACAGTCTGCTTGCAGACAGCCACTGCAGACAGTCAGTAGTGATCCACAGTAGGCATTGTAATCGGGAGGCGAGTGATGAGTGGACAAGCAAACATGGTGCAGCTGCTCCCCAGACTTACAGATGTAGTGATCTGGGAGAGTTGGCGGTGGGTCTGAGTCACGGAGATCACAGCAGCATGAGGTTGGTGGAAGGAGCTGTACGGCTGCAGCACCACAACACAAGCGTGTGCCAGGGCAACTGGACGGTGCCATTTACGTTTGACATTTCAAGAGTCTTCACTTGCTGTTTACCAGGTTTACCCGAaactttttcttgtgtgtgtccAGGATATGTCACTGTTGTATCAATGTTTAGTACCACTGTGCTTGAGGACTTACAGAATCAGCCTCTCCGGGTCATTCTCATTGAGGGTGACCTCACAGAGAATTACCGCCACCTGGGATTTAACAAGTCTGCAAATGTTCAAACAGTGTTAGAAAGCATGAAGAAGCTTCATCAAGACAGCTCAGAAGAACTGTGGACAAATAATGTACTACAGGTATTAATCAAGTTCAATGTGAACCTTGTCCTGGTACAAGGAACCGTATCCGAACACATACTTGAAAAATGCTTACACACTAAGCGGTTGGTGATTGGGTCGGTGAATGGCAGTGTGATGCAGGCTTTTGCAGAGGCCTCAGGAGCTGTGCAGGTGTCCTACATCACACAAGTGAGTGAAAACTCTGTGGGCAGGGGTGTCTCTATGACCTTCTGGAGAAGCAGTCCCTTGGATGTTGGAGATGGGATCAGCAGAATGGCAATTTTGTTGAAAACGGAAGGGATTAATTTGGTTACAGTAGTGCTCACTGGCCCAGTCACCGCACAGATGCAAACCAAAGAAGATAGGTTCTGGACTTGTGCCTATCGTCTGCATTATGCTCTTAAAGAGCAAAAGGTCTTCCTTGGAGGTGGTGCAGTTGAGTTTTTGTGTCTCAGCCATCTTCAGATTCTCATGGAGCAACCTCTGAATAAAGGAGACCAAATCTATGCAGGGGGTCTTCATAATACTTCCTCTTGGCTGGCCTCATCTCTGGCACTGTACAGACCTACTGTGCTTAAATGCTTGGCAGATGGATGGCACAAATACCTTTCAACTGTCATTTGTAATACTGCCAATTACTCCTCAGAATTTGAAGCCAGGACTTTCATTCAGCATCATCTGCAAAATGCCGCAGACTCGGGCTCACCTTCATCTTACATCTTGAATGAATATAGTAAACTAAATAGTGGAGTTTTTAATTCAGGCATTTTAAATAAACTGGAGCAGATTCCAAGAGTTTATGACATTGTTACACCAAAGATTGAGGCGTGGCGCCGCGCTCTGGATTTGGTACTGTTAATACTTCAGACAGACAGTGAAATTATTACTGGACCTGGGCACACACAGATAAAATCACAGGAGTCAgagggctttttatttttgtag
- the LOC103290281 gene encoding centrin-4, which produces MASNCCTSSDQWKKKAAKIELNETQKREIKEAFDLFDIDGSGTIDVKELKIAMRALGFEPKKEEVKKLIAEIDKERTGTISFEDFFAIMSVKMSEKDEKEELLKAFKLFDDDATGTITLNNIKRVAKELGETLTDDELQEMLDEADHDGDGEINEDEFLRMMQKTSLY; this is translated from the exons ATG GCATCCAACTGCTGCACAAGTTCGGACCAATGGAAGAAAAAAGCAGCAAAAATTGAACTAAATGAAACTCAGAAACGAGAAATTAAAGAGGCCTTTGATTTATTTGATATTGATGGGTCTGGAACCATAGATGTAAAAGAATTGAAG ATTGCTATGCGGGCCTTGGGATTTGAACCAAAGAAAGAAGAAGTTAAAAAATTGATAGCTGAAATCGACAAAGAACGAACTGGCACCATTAGTTTTGAAGATTTTTTTGCCATAATGAGTGTAAAAATG agtgaaaaagatgaaaaggaagaaCTGTTGAAGGCTTTCAAATTATTTGATGATGATGCTACTGGAACCATAACATTAAACAATATCAAGAGGGTTGCTAAGGAACTAGGGGAAACTTTAACAGATGATGAACTTcag GAAATGCTGGATGAAGCTGATCATGATGGGGATGGAGAAATAAATGAGGATGAATTTTTGAGAATGATGCAAAAGACCAGTCTTTATTAA